In Capillibacterium thermochitinicola, one genomic interval encodes:
- a CDS encoding CPBP family intramembrane glutamic endopeptidase, with product MGGIIVRSLPAIIIFAVINAFYEELVYRASFLSVLESVVGQKHALAISTLYFGIGHYYGAPAGIIGIIMASFLGYILGKSMLETRGFFWAFLLHFLVDFYIYIFGCLNFVT from the coding sequence ATGGGGGGCATTATAGTTCGCTCTCTACCGGCAATTATAATATTTGCGGTAATAAATGCTTTTTACGAAGAGTTGGTGTACCGCGCTTCGTTCTTAAGTGTCCTGGAGAGTGTCGTCGGGCAAAAACATGCTTTAGCCATTTCCACCCTTTACTTCGGGATCGGCCACTATTACGGGGCCCCCGCCGGGATAATTGGGATAATAATGGCCAGTTTTCTTGGTTATATATTAGGAAAAAGCATGCTGGAGACCAGGGGCTTTTTCTGGGCCTTTCTGCTCCACTTTTTAGTGGACTTTTACATTTATATCTTCGGGTGTCTTAATTTCGTCACATAA
- a CDS encoding CPBP family intramembrane glutamic endopeptidase gives MSAYLIICGIIPALLNEMLWKTISNGSSAAWLHLFTLIALNSIFIFVLIKKYQLNVGVFRRVSLNGVLLGCGSAILFFLVLDNFLDPLLDRVFVASAEEYRQTIAQLRRYPVINFIRVCLMAPVVEEILIRGCILNSLQDKYGIAPALLLSTFFFSVLHFNFVQTISALVCGLILGLLYIKTGALVSCILAHSLYNIISYLSVIGPVNL, from the coding sequence ATGAGTGCTTATCTTATCATTTGTGGGATCATCCCGGCCTTACTAAATGAGATGCTCTGGAAAACGATAAGTAATGGTAGTTCGGCGGCATGGCTTCATCTTTTCACCTTGATTGCTTTGAATAGCATTTTTATTTTTGTTTTAATAAAGAAGTATCAGTTAAACGTCGGCGTTTTTCGCCGTGTATCATTAAACGGAGTTTTATTGGGTTGTGGCAGTGCAATATTATTTTTTCTTGTATTGGATAATTTCTTGGATCCCTTGCTAGATCGCGTCTTTGTTGCCAGTGCCGAGGAGTATAGGCAGACAATTGCGCAATTAAGGCGATACCCGGTTATAAATTTCATCCGCGTATGCTTAATGGCGCCAGTGGTAGAAGAGATCTTAATAAGGGGTTGTATATTAAATAGTTTGCAGGATAAATATGGTATTGCGCCTGCTCTTTTACTCTCGACCTTTTTCTTTTCGGTTCTTCATTTTAACTTTGTACAAACCATATCAGCGCTGGTCTGTGGTCTGATCTTGGGCTTGTTATATATAAAGACGGGCGCATTGGTCAGTTGTATTTTGGCTCATTCTTTATACAATATCATTTCGTATTTGTCGGTTATTGGCCCGGTCAACCTGTAA